One Mesorhizobium loti genomic window carries:
- a CDS encoding lysine oxoglutarate reductase/saccharopine dehydrogenase, with amino-acid sequence MKIAVLGGLGLQGRAAIADLVASGVEEVICVDTAPDGAARLADLTDLSRVRFVMPEGAIGPALASVLADTDAVIDLLPQPLMREAVQAAIATRTPLVTTNYGKAIADLAPAAEQAGVSVMTECGLDPGIDLVLYARAARQFDIITAIDSYCGGIPEPKAMAKPLCYKVSWNFDMVLVSQNRDSVMIEDGKRVEVPAARQHDSPFIHEIEVAGLGRLEAFPNGDALHYVEMLPAAEGLRRSGRYTLRWPGWSAFWAPLKELGFLSEDKVPGTSSSPREFLGRLLGPQLQYGPGEKDLCVMRNVFSGLEGGRAKTVTSDLIIERDLVSGLFGMSLGVGYPASIVAQMLARRDISKAGLLNPLLDVPDEAFFDELARRGIKVAETVAWD; translated from the coding sequence ATGAAGATCGCTGTTCTCGGTGGCCTCGGCCTGCAAGGCCGGGCGGCCATCGCCGATCTCGTCGCCAGTGGTGTCGAGGAGGTGATCTGCGTCGATACCGCGCCGGACGGCGCGGCCCGGCTGGCTGATCTGACCGACCTTTCCCGCGTGCGCTTCGTGATGCCCGAGGGCGCGATCGGTCCGGCTCTGGCCAGCGTGCTGGCCGATACCGACGCCGTCATCGATTTGCTGCCGCAGCCGCTGATGCGCGAAGCGGTACAGGCCGCCATCGCCACCCGCACGCCGCTGGTCACCACCAATTACGGCAAGGCCATCGCCGATCTGGCACCGGCCGCCGAACAGGCCGGTGTGTCAGTCATGACCGAATGCGGGCTCGACCCCGGCATCGACCTCGTGCTCTACGCCCGCGCCGCCCGTCAGTTCGATATCATCACCGCGATCGATTCCTATTGCGGCGGCATCCCCGAGCCAAAGGCGATGGCCAAGCCGCTTTGCTACAAGGTGAGCTGGAACTTCGACATGGTCCTGGTCAGCCAGAACCGCGACAGCGTGATGATCGAGGACGGCAAGCGCGTCGAAGTGCCCGCCGCCCGCCAGCATGACAGTCCTTTCATCCACGAGATCGAGGTTGCCGGCCTCGGCCGGCTGGAAGCCTTCCCCAATGGCGATGCGCTGCATTATGTCGAGATGCTTCCCGCGGCAGAAGGGCTGCGCCGCTCCGGCCGCTACACGCTGCGCTGGCCCGGATGGTCGGCCTTCTGGGCGCCGCTGAAGGAGCTTGGCTTCCTCTCGGAAGACAAGGTGCCCGGCACCTCCAGCAGCCCGCGCGAATTCCTCGGCCGGCTGCTCGGCCCCCAATTGCAATATGGCCCCGGCGAGAAGGATTTGTGCGTCATGCGCAATGTCTTTTCCGGCCTCGAAGGCGGACGCGCCAAGACCGTGACATCCGATCTGATCATCGAGCGCGACCTGGTGTCCGGCCTGTTCGGCATGAGCCTTGGCGTTGGCTACCCCGCCAGCATCGTGGCGCAGATGCTGGCGCGGCGCGACATCAGCAAGGCCGGCCTGCTCAACCCGCTGCTCGACGTGCCCGACGAAGCCTTCTTCGACGAACTGGCCAGGCGCGGCATCAAAGTTGCCGAGACGGTGGCCTGGGACTGA
- a CDS encoding family 3 extracellular solute-binding protein, whose amino-acid sequence MKIARLFIAGLALAGLTAAASAGTLDEITKRGELRVAVQTQGPPFSLVGANGERTGSSVELAELMAKEMGVKIKFLDFDWDGLIPALLSGKADLLVADMTPTLARGMKVAFTTPYMYTGSTVFTKADSKFKTTEDCKAKGTKIAVLLGATGEKEAKAAFPDADIKSYKGGGPLLLDAVNNGQADCGVNDISAVKGQQTAYPAGTFTVMPDLLSKEPLAFATRYDEPDLLIWMNLFLNQVTIDGRLQKNLDYWVNSDAWKKDH is encoded by the coding sequence ATGAAGATTGCCAGACTTTTCATCGCCGGACTTGCGCTCGCGGGCTTGACCGCTGCCGCCAGCGCCGGAACGCTGGACGAGATCACCAAGCGCGGCGAACTGCGTGTCGCGGTACAGACGCAAGGCCCCCCCTTCTCGCTGGTCGGCGCCAATGGCGAACGCACCGGCAGTTCGGTTGAACTGGCCGAGCTGATGGCCAAGGAAATGGGCGTCAAAATCAAATTCCTCGACTTCGACTGGGACGGCCTGATCCCGGCGCTCTTGTCGGGCAAGGCCGACCTTCTGGTCGCCGACATGACGCCGACGCTGGCGCGCGGCATGAAGGTCGCCTTCACCACGCCCTACATGTACACGGGCAGCACCGTCTTCACCAAGGCCGACAGCAAGTTCAAGACCACCGAGGACTGCAAGGCCAAGGGCACCAAGATCGCTGTTCTGCTCGGCGCCACCGGCGAGAAGGAAGCCAAGGCCGCCTTCCCCGATGCCGACATCAAGAGCTACAAGGGCGGCGGCCCGCTGCTGCTCGACGCCGTCAACAACGGACAGGCTGATTGCGGCGTCAACGACATCTCGGCGGTCAAGGGTCAGCAGACGGCCTACCCCGCCGGCACCTTCACCGTCATGCCGGATCTTCTGTCGAAGGAACCGCTTGCCTTCGCCACCCGCTATGACGAACCGGACCTGCTGATCTGGATGAACCTGTTCCTCAACCAGGTCACCATCGACGGCCGCCTGCAGAAGAACCTCGACTACTGGGTGAATTCCGACGCCTGGAAGAAGGATCACTAA
- a CDS encoding polar amino acid ABC transporter permease yields the protein MLENFSFRTIVEYLPLFGQGLVTTVWLSAISFVGALVVGIVLCAMGLQRGWLFRAPAKAYIDAVRATPLLAQLYFLYFGLPRLGFVLPELVVGILALSLNSGAYIAEIIRAGILSIPRGQVEASVASGMTYVQRMRLVVLPQAFKVTIPPLLGQAIVLVKDSALLSLISVAELTRAGQLLASDRFMPAEGFVTIAAFYLLLYYGLKGLAVVSSRWLGSAGARA from the coding sequence ATGCTCGAAAATTTCAGCTTCCGCACCATCGTCGAATATCTGCCGCTGTTCGGTCAGGGCCTGGTCACGACCGTCTGGCTGTCGGCGATCTCCTTTGTCGGCGCGCTTGTCGTCGGCATCGTGCTGTGCGCCATGGGCCTGCAGCGGGGCTGGCTGTTTCGCGCGCCGGCCAAGGCCTATATCGACGCCGTGCGCGCCACGCCCTTGCTGGCGCAGCTCTATTTCCTCTATTTCGGCCTGCCCCGGCTCGGCTTCGTCCTGCCCGAGCTCGTCGTCGGCATCCTCGCTTTGTCGCTGAACAGCGGCGCCTATATCGCCGAGATCATTCGCGCCGGCATCCTGTCGATCCCGCGCGGCCAGGTCGAGGCGAGCGTCGCCTCGGGCATGACTTATGTCCAGCGCATGCGCCTGGTCGTCCTGCCGCAAGCCTTCAAGGTGACGATCCCGCCGCTGCTCGGTCAGGCGATCGTGCTGGTCAAGGATTCCGCCCTGTTGTCGCTGATCTCGGTTGCCGAACTGACCCGCGCCGGGCAACTGCTCGCCTCCGACCGCTTCATGCCGGCGGAAGGTTTTGTCACCATCGCCGCTTTCTATCTGCTGCTCTACTACGGCCTGAAAGGACTGGCCGTTGTCTCCAGCCGCTGGCTCGGCTCTGCGGGGGCACGCGCATGA
- a CDS encoding amino acid ABC transporter permease, with the protein MIWQQFLSLAGSYPLALRGLGMTVVLSLISLVLGTLLGFGLGILRTGGNRLISSVIGAWVDLIRGTPFLVQIFLIFFILPEFGIELDAFTAGIIALTNLAACFICEIVAAGIRSVPTGQVEAALASGLSRWQRMRQVVLPQAMRIVLPPLVGQYVLLIKDSSVVSAIGLTDLTRVGWLVVQRVPNGLLVFFLVGVGYFIVCYPLIMLARRLERRMGAAHGEVQL; encoded by the coding sequence ATGATCTGGCAACAATTCCTCAGCCTCGCCGGCTCCTATCCCCTCGCCTTGCGCGGCCTCGGCATGACCGTGGTGCTGTCGCTGATCAGCCTGGTGCTGGGCACGCTGCTCGGCTTCGGCCTCGGCATCTTGCGCACCGGCGGCAACCGGCTGATCTCGAGCGTCATCGGCGCCTGGGTCGATCTGATCCGCGGAACCCCGTTCCTGGTGCAGATCTTCCTGATCTTCTTCATCCTGCCGGAATTCGGCATCGAGCTCGATGCCTTCACCGCCGGCATCATCGCGCTGACCAATCTCGCCGCCTGCTTCATCTGCGAGATCGTCGCCGCCGGAATCCGCTCGGTGCCGACCGGCCAGGTCGAGGCAGCACTTGCATCCGGCCTGTCGCGCTGGCAGCGCATGCGCCAGGTCGTGCTGCCGCAGGCCATGCGCATCGTGCTGCCGCCGCTGGTCGGGCAATATGTGCTGCTGATCAAGGATTCCTCCGTCGTCTCGGCGATCGGGCTGACCGACCTCACCCGCGTCGGCTGGCTGGTGGTGCAGCGTGTGCCGAACGGGCTGCTGGTCTTCTTCCTGGTCGGCGTCGGCTATTTCATCGTCTGCTATCCCTTGATCATGCTCGCCCGCCGGCTCGAACGCCGCATGGGCGCGGCGCATGGCGAGGTGCAGCTGTGA
- a CDS encoding ABC transporter — protein MTKTGLTKTGPAKTGMIDFRGVNKWFGALNVLKDITLSVEPREVVVVCGPSGSGKSTLIRCINGLETIKDGDLIVDGQRLGDPATNMTQLRTEIGFVFQSFNLYPHKTALENVTLAPIHVRKIPRTEAEEAGRELLAKVGLADKVNAYPAQLSGGQQQRVAIARCLGMRPKIMLFDEPTSALDPEMISEVLDVMVAVAEEGMTMMVVTHEMGFARKVAQRVVFMDAGAIVESGTPDEFFSHPKTDRSRAFLSKILRH, from the coding sequence ATGACCAAGACAGGCCTGACCAAAACCGGCCCAGCCAAAACCGGCATGATCGACTTCCGCGGCGTCAACAAATGGTTCGGCGCGCTGAACGTGTTGAAGGACATCACGCTCAGCGTCGAGCCGCGCGAAGTGGTCGTCGTCTGCGGTCCGAGCGGCTCCGGCAAGAGCACGCTGATCCGCTGCATCAACGGCCTGGAGACGATCAAGGACGGCGATCTCATCGTCGACGGCCAGCGTCTTGGCGATCCCGCCACCAACATGACGCAGCTGCGCACCGAGATCGGCTTCGTCTTCCAGTCCTTCAACCTCTACCCGCACAAGACCGCGCTCGAGAACGTCACGCTCGCCCCCATCCATGTCCGCAAAATCCCGCGCACTGAAGCCGAAGAAGCCGGCCGCGAATTGCTGGCCAAGGTCGGGCTGGCCGACAAGGTCAACGCCTATCCGGCACAACTTTCCGGCGGCCAGCAGCAGCGCGTGGCGATCGCGCGCTGCCTCGGCATGCGGCCCAAAATCATGCTGTTCGACGAACCGACCTCGGCCCTCGACCCCGAGATGATTTCCGAAGTGCTCGACGTCATGGTGGCGGTCGCCGAGGAAGGCATGACCATGATGGTGGTGACGCATGAGATGGGCTTTGCCCGCAAGGTCGCCCAGCGTGTCGTGTTCATGGACGCCGGCGCCATCGTCGAAAGCGGCACGCCCGACGAGTTCTTCTCGCACCCCAAAACCGATCGCAGCCGGGCGTTTCTGAGCAAGATTCTCAGGCATTGA
- a CDS encoding Peptidase C14 caspase catalytic subunit p20, whose product MRFHWRSCLAAAALVFALGTAATAAGKDHADCVNEGVEAARKIAACTAIIEDKREASDNRAAAYFNRAGALARRGDNDDAFADYDKAIGINPELSAAYYNNGIILVLKGDYDRAITYLDQAIFLDPDNAEFYYNRGVAWSYKGNDERAIADYGAAIKLNPGDARAYHNRGLSWARKGDDERAIADYGQAISLDPKNASSYNNRGDAWDNKGDDDRAMADYNQVIGLDPKNVHAYYRRGLIWWRKGDDGKAIADYSQVISLDPTDPSIRYNRGLAWSRKGDGDRAIADFDQAISLDPKMAAAYYDRGTEWLKKGDRDRAIADYSEVIALEPTNAKALNDRGFVLNELGEYERALADLNRAIGLDPKQAKIYSNRAIALAAKGDFAPALADYNQAIALDPNFPNAYAGRGFVRFYSGMLAMAEPDFAKAAALAPDNAYLAIWLDIIDRRSGGTSHLREAAAKLDMSKWPAPVIKMLLGQKTSAEALADAITGDPVQTSGQVCEANFYTAELDRLQARNKEAVRLYRLAARTCPKGYIEYRGAVAGLRALGMLP is encoded by the coding sequence GTGAGGTTCCATTGGCGTTCGTGCCTGGCCGCCGCGGCCTTGGTGTTCGCGCTCGGCACGGCGGCGACGGCCGCCGGCAAGGACCATGCCGACTGTGTCAATGAAGGGGTGGAGGCCGCCCGCAAGATTGCCGCTTGCACGGCGATCATCGAAGACAAGAGGGAGGCTTCGGACAACCGCGCCGCGGCCTATTTCAATCGCGCCGGCGCTCTCGCCAGGAGAGGCGACAATGACGATGCGTTCGCCGACTACGACAAGGCGATCGGCATCAATCCGGAGCTGTCGGCCGCCTACTATAACAACGGCATCATCCTGGTGCTCAAGGGCGACTATGATCGCGCGATAACATATCTGGACCAGGCAATCTTCCTCGATCCAGACAACGCCGAATTCTACTACAACAGAGGCGTTGCCTGGTCCTATAAGGGCAATGACGAGCGTGCGATCGCTGACTACGGTGCCGCGATCAAGCTCAATCCCGGTGATGCCAGGGCCTATCACAACCGGGGCCTGAGCTGGGCGCGCAAGGGCGATGACGAGCGCGCCATAGCCGATTACGGCCAGGCCATCTCGCTCGATCCGAAGAATGCCAGCTCATACAACAACCGGGGCGATGCCTGGGACAACAAGGGCGACGACGATCGCGCAATGGCCGACTACAACCAGGTGATCGGTCTCGATCCGAAAAATGTCCATGCCTACTATCGTCGCGGCCTGATCTGGTGGCGCAAGGGCGACGATGGCAAGGCCATCGCGGACTACAGTCAGGTGATCAGCCTCGATCCGACAGACCCCAGCATCCGCTACAACAGAGGTCTGGCTTGGTCGCGCAAGGGCGACGGCGATCGCGCGATCGCCGATTTCGACCAAGCGATCAGCCTCGATCCCAAGATGGCGGCGGCCTACTACGACAGGGGCACCGAATGGCTTAAAAAGGGCGACAGGGACCGCGCCATCGCCGACTACAGCGAGGTCATCGCGCTCGAACCGACAAATGCCAAGGCGCTGAACGATCGGGGTTTCGTCCTGAACGAGCTGGGCGAATACGAGCGTGCGCTTGCCGATCTCAACCGCGCCATCGGTCTCGACCCGAAACAGGCAAAAATCTACTCCAATCGGGCGATCGCCCTGGCGGCGAAGGGTGATTTCGCTCCAGCCCTGGCTGACTACAACCAGGCGATCGCGCTCGATCCGAACTTTCCCAACGCTTATGCGGGCCGGGGCTTCGTGCGTTTCTATTCCGGCATGCTGGCCATGGCGGAGCCCGATTTTGCCAAGGCGGCCGCGCTGGCGCCCGACAACGCCTATTTGGCGATCTGGCTCGACATCATCGACCGGCGCAGTGGCGGCACCAGTCATTTGCGGGAAGCCGCTGCCAAGCTCGACATGTCGAAATGGCCGGCGCCGGTGATCAAGATGCTGCTGGGGCAAAAGACATCCGCCGAGGCCCTTGCCGATGCCATCACCGGAGACCCCGTGCAAACAAGCGGGCAAGTGTGTGAGGCCAATTTCTACACCGCCGAACTCGACCGGCTGCAGGCCCGCAACAAGGAAGCAGTACGGCTTTACCGTCTCGCCGCCAGGACCTGCCCCAAGGGCTACATCGAATATCGTGGCGCCGTTGCCGGCCTGCGCGCACTGGGCATGCTGCCGTGA
- a CDS encoding Peptidase C14 caspase catalytic subunit p20: MAGLAILLALGVPSLAGSLEDCANDKLDIAKRIAACKSAIEDKATTSSNRALAFFNRANALADMGAYDLAIADYGEAISLDPKDADAFNNRGLAWGQKNDYDRAMADYGQAISLNPQLAVAYGNRGMIWNDIKRDYVKAIADLDKAISLDPANSAAYNNRGNAFLRTGDYDQAITSYSQAIFLDPQDPDQYFNLGLAWAYKGNDERAIADYGQAISLDPKHVNAWHRRGDAWARKDDTDRAISDYDEAIRLDPRDGESLRNRGDVWRGKKDYDRAIADYGQAIDVNPRDAVAYNNRGWTWSLKNDADRAIADFDKAVGIDPNYARAYNNRGLIWADKGDLDRAIADYDQAVIITPGDAWIYSDRGRAWASKGEYVRAISDYNVAIMIKPDFASAFRNRGWVFSRQARYDSAIADYDQAIRLNPHYAAAYRGRAWVFGRKSQYDRAIADYDQAISLEPKYADAYSGRGRVWFYKADYDRAIADCNQAISLSLKNADGFECRGLVRQHKADYDGALGDYDEAVRLDPKNPDVYGDRGMLGFYSGSPVKAQADFEQAAALKADNAYYAMWLDLARRRNGQPSILREARLDMTKWPAPLVRMLLGDQTPEMAFADANDPDSATRSEHVCEANIFIAEFQRLQHNDDEALRLYRMALSGCPRDFMEFTAATNALRALGRAP, translated from the coding sequence TTGGCCGGTCTCGCCATCCTGCTCGCACTCGGTGTTCCCTCCCTGGCTGGAAGCCTTGAGGATTGCGCCAATGACAAGCTTGACATCGCCAAGCGGATTGCTGCGTGCAAGAGCGCCATCGAGGACAAGGCGACGACTTCAAGCAATCGAGCGCTCGCCTTTTTCAACCGCGCCAACGCATTGGCGGATATGGGCGCGTATGATCTTGCCATTGCCGATTACGGCGAGGCGATCAGCCTTGATCCGAAAGACGCCGACGCCTTCAACAACCGTGGGCTGGCCTGGGGCCAGAAGAATGACTACGACCGCGCCATGGCCGATTACGGCCAGGCCATCAGCCTCAATCCGCAACTCGCTGTCGCCTACGGCAACCGGGGCATGATCTGGAACGACATCAAGCGCGACTACGTCAAGGCCATCGCGGATCTTGACAAGGCGATCAGCCTCGACCCGGCAAACAGCGCCGCCTACAACAACCGCGGCAATGCCTTTCTGCGCACCGGCGACTACGACCAGGCCATCACCAGCTACAGCCAGGCGATCTTTCTCGATCCGCAAGATCCCGATCAATATTTCAACCTTGGGCTTGCCTGGGCCTACAAGGGCAATGACGAGCGCGCCATCGCCGACTATGGCCAGGCGATCAGCCTCGACCCGAAGCATGTCAATGCCTGGCACCGGCGTGGCGATGCCTGGGCCAGGAAGGATGATACCGATCGCGCCATATCGGACTATGACGAGGCCATCAGGCTCGATCCCAGGGATGGCGAGAGCCTTCGCAATCGCGGCGACGTCTGGCGCGGCAAGAAGGATTACGATCGTGCCATCGCCGATTACGGGCAAGCCATCGACGTCAATCCCCGAGATGCGGTGGCCTATAACAATCGCGGCTGGACGTGGTCGCTGAAGAACGATGCCGACCGCGCCATAGCGGATTTCGACAAGGCGGTCGGCATCGATCCCAATTACGCCAGGGCCTATAACAATCGCGGCCTGATCTGGGCTGACAAGGGTGACCTCGACCGGGCGATCGCGGATTACGACCAGGCAGTCATCATCACGCCTGGGGACGCCTGGATCTATAGCGACAGGGGTCGGGCCTGGGCATCCAAGGGCGAATATGTCCGCGCCATTTCGGACTACAACGTCGCCATCATGATAAAGCCCGATTTCGCCAGTGCTTTCAGGAACCGGGGCTGGGTTTTCAGCCGGCAGGCCCGCTACGACAGCGCCATCGCCGACTATGATCAGGCGATCCGCCTCAACCCACACTACGCCGCCGCCTACAGGGGCCGGGCCTGGGTGTTTGGCCGCAAAAGCCAATATGACCGCGCCATCGCCGATTACGACCAGGCGATCAGCCTCGAACCCAAATATGCCGATGCCTATAGTGGCCGAGGCCGTGTCTGGTTCTACAAGGCGGACTACGACCGCGCCATCGCGGATTGCAACCAGGCCATCAGCCTCAGTCTGAAGAATGCCGACGGCTTTGAATGCCGCGGCCTCGTGCGGCAGCACAAGGCCGACTACGACGGCGCGCTCGGCGACTATGACGAAGCCGTCCGCCTCGATCCGAAAAACCCCGATGTCTATGGCGACAGGGGCATGCTCGGCTTCTATTCCGGCTCGCCTGTCAAGGCGCAGGCCGACTTCGAACAGGCGGCGGCGCTGAAGGCCGACAATGCCTATTATGCAATGTGGCTCGACCTCGCCCGCCGCCGCAATGGCCAGCCGAGCATCCTGCGCGAGGCCAGGCTCGACATGACGAAATGGCCGGCGCCGCTGGTGCGCATGCTTTTGGGCGACCAGACGCCCGAAATGGCGTTTGCCGACGCCAATGACCCCGACAGCGCGACGCGGAGCGAGCATGTCTGCGAGGCCAATATCTTCATCGCCGAATTCCAGCGGCTGCAGCACAACGACGACGAGGCCTTGCGGCTCTACCGAATGGCCCTGAGCGGCTGTCCCCGCGATTTCATGGAGTTCACCGCCGCCACCAACGCGCTGCGCGCCCTGGGCAGGGCGCCGTGA